Below is a genomic region from Deinococcus koreensis.
GGCGCTGTACACGGTCTTCAACCGCACGCTCTCGGGGCGGGTCGGCGCCCTGCCCTTCGTGGCCTTCAGTCTGGCGCTGGGCTGCCTGCCCTACCTGGCCTTCGCGCTCGGGCACGTCCAGATCAGTGCCGACGTCCCGGCCGGGGCCTATCTCGGGGTGGCCCTGAGCGCGCTGGGGGCGAATGTCGTGGCGTACCTGGCGTGGGCGCGCGGGGCACAGGTGCTGGGGGCGGCGCGCACCAGCGTCTGGAATACCCTGGCCCCGGTGATCGCGCTGATCCTCAGCGCCCTGACTCTGCATGAACGTCTGCCGCTGAGCGTGTGGCTGGTCGCCGGGGTGATCCTCTCGGGCGCCGCGCTCGCCAACTGGCCCACGGAGTCCGGGCGCCGGGCCGCGGCCCCTCCGACCGCACCGTAGGCAGGTGGCCGCACGGCGCCGGCCTATTCGCGGATGAATAAAACCTGCCGCGGTGTCCGCGGCAGGTTCAGAAATGGGGCTCAGGGGTGACGCGGGAGCGCTCCCCTCTCCGGCTCAGTTCGGGTCAGGCTGGCGATCCGTGGGGTGAAGGCGAACCGCGCGGCCCTTGCGCATCCGCAGGTTGAGCAGTTCCACGCCGATCGCGAAGCCCATGGCGAAGTAGGTGTAGCCCTTGGGAATCTTGAAGCCGAAGCCGTCGGCGATCAGGTTCACGCCGATCAGCAGCAGGAAGGCCAGGGCCAGCATCTTGACTGTCGGGTGGGCCTGCACGAAGTCGCCGATGGGGCGCGCGGCGACCAGCATGATGGCCACCGTGACGACCACTGCCGCGACCATCACGCCGATGTCGTCGGCCATGCCCACGGCCGTGATCACCGAGTCCAGACTGAACACGATGTCCAGCAGCATGATCTGGCCGATGATCGCGGCGAAATTGGCGCCGACCCGGCCCCCCACCGACGGCTGGTGATCCTCCGGGCCCTCCAGCTGCTCGTGCATCTCCTTGACGGCCTTGTACAGCAGGAACAGCCCCCCGAAGATCAGGATCAGGTCGCGCCCTGAGAATCCCTGGCCCAGCACGGAGAAGAGTTCGTTCTTGAGGCTGTAGACCCAGGTGATCGAGAACAGTAGCCCCAGGCGCATGAGCATGGCGCCCAGCAGGCCGATAGTGCGGGCGCGCTGCTGCTGCTCGGGCGGCAGTTTGCCGGCCAGGATCGAGATGAAGATGACGTTGTCGATGCCGAGCACGATCTCCAGCAGTAACAGGGTCGCGAACGCCAGCCAGGCCTCAGGCTGCGTGATCCATCCGAATAAGGTTTCCATTGGTCACTCCACAGGTCGAAAACGGACGCTGCCACGCACGCCCAGGAAGCCGAAGAGGGTTAG
It encodes:
- a CDS encoding TerC family protein, giving the protein METLFGWITQPEAWLAFATLLLLEIVLGIDNVIFISILAGKLPPEQQQRARTIGLLGAMLMRLGLLFSITWVYSLKNELFSVLGQGFSGRDLILIFGGLFLLYKAVKEMHEQLEGPEDHQPSVGGRVGANFAAIIGQIMLLDIVFSLDSVITAVGMADDIGVMVAAVVVTVAIMLVAARPIGDFVQAHPTVKMLALAFLLLIGVNLIADGFGFKIPKGYTYFAMGFAIGVELLNLRMRKGRAVRLHPTDRQPDPN